Proteins found in one Paenibacillus sp. FSL R10-2782 genomic segment:
- a CDS encoding YheC/YheD family protein encodes MNTRAEHKPVVAVLTVHDEGQFFKGNQRNFRDIFETGTKMGYQVYIVTVRDLKLASETVKGYIFNKDSETWEVRDFPQPQVIYNRIPNRTYELKASVRTKLDEISHASGIELYNPGFFNKWELFKWLRTSETTRKLVPATKRLSNLSSLGKMLSVYPYLYLKPENGKAGKGIMILKYRPNHLMAYRLTIQHDKKSVTYRSVSLSRLWRRIRREAGASPYIIQQGIELATYQKKPFDLRLLVQKNARGFWSVTGVGARLAGKGSITTHVPRGGSIEDPFKLLSALFGPENSTEMLNKIKSTAVQIARQIERGSSLSHGEMSMDLGVDTNGILWFFEANAKPMKFDEPEIRQKSLRRIFQYSSYLAGRMRL; translated from the coding sequence ATGAATACCCGGGCGGAGCATAAACCAGTCGTTGCTGTACTGACCGTGCACGATGAAGGACAATTTTTCAAGGGTAATCAGCGTAATTTCAGGGATATTTTTGAAACGGGAACGAAGATGGGCTATCAGGTGTACATCGTTACTGTCAGGGACCTGAAGCTGGCATCCGAAACGGTCAAGGGCTATATTTTCAATAAAGACTCAGAGACGTGGGAGGTACGGGATTTTCCACAACCACAGGTCATCTATAATCGCATTCCTAACCGCACCTATGAACTGAAAGCCTCTGTGCGCACAAAACTGGATGAAATTTCACATGCCTCTGGCATTGAGCTGTACAATCCGGGCTTCTTTAACAAATGGGAGCTGTTCAAATGGCTCCGCACCTCGGAAACTACCCGGAAACTCGTCCCGGCTACCAAGCGGTTAAGCAACCTGTCCTCCCTGGGAAAAATGCTATCCGTGTATCCATACCTGTATCTCAAGCCGGAGAACGGCAAGGCTGGAAAAGGGATTATGATTCTTAAGTATCGGCCGAACCATCTGATGGCCTACAGGCTGACGATTCAGCATGATAAAAAAAGCGTAACCTACCGATCTGTATCGCTATCCCGACTGTGGAGACGTATTCGCCGGGAAGCAGGCGCTTCCCCATATATCATTCAGCAGGGCATCGAGCTGGCTACCTATCAGAAAAAACCCTTCGACCTGCGGCTCCTGGTGCAAAAAAACGCCCGTGGCTTCTGGAGTGTTACGGGAGTCGGGGCCAGACTGGCAGGTAAGGGAAGTATTACGACACATGTCCCGCGCGGCGGAAGTATCGAGGACCCATTCAAGCTGCTCTCCGCATTGTTTGGCCCTGAAAACAGCACGGAGATGCTGAACAAGATCAAAAGCACCGCCGTTCAGATCGCACGCCAAATTGAACGAGGCTCCAGCCTTTCCCACGGCGAAATGTCCATGGATTTGGGCGTAGATACGAACGGAATCCTATGGTTTTTTGAAGCCAATGCCAAACCGATGAAATTCGACGAGCCGGAAATCCGTCAAAAGTCGCTGAGACGCATATTCCAGTACAGCTCCTATTTGGCCGGACGAATGAGATTATGA
- a CDS encoding GNAT family N-acetyltransferase: MPQISDVQHLPARSWLLRRRQLLFLARSSGGMRINRNALRQLAVLTPEQLSSPGSSLLCAYLRTEQGLRIAGFCLALNYGEEACIVVVRPLYRGRRLGARLLSAQLKQLRRLTCSVAADNMASLKTCFGAGLVAHEMTTGPTGKPTLVFRGKLSEDEQTAEEGGMLCQNLS; the protein is encoded by the coding sequence ATGCCGCAAATTAGTGATGTTCAACATTTGCCTGCCCGGAGCTGGCTGCTGAGACGACGGCAACTTCTGTTTTTGGCCCGCAGCTCGGGGGGCATGCGCATTAACCGCAATGCCTTGCGGCAGCTGGCCGTTTTAACGCCCGAGCAATTGAGTTCCCCCGGCTCCTCTCTCCTGTGCGCTTATCTGCGCACGGAGCAAGGGCTGCGGATTGCGGGATTTTGCCTCGCTCTGAATTACGGTGAGGAAGCGTGTATCGTGGTCGTTCGTCCGCTTTACCGGGGCCGCAGATTGGGCGCTAGACTGCTGTCCGCCCAGCTCAAACAGTTGCGTCGCCTGACATGCAGCGTGGCCGCCGACAATATGGCCAGTCTCAAAACCTGCTTTGGCGCGGGACTTGTGGCGCATGAAATGACGACTGGGCCCACCGGAAAGCCCACCCTTGTATTTCGAGGGAAGCTATCCGAAGATGAGCAGACGGCAGAGGAAGGTGGAATGCTGTGCCAAAACCTGTCCTAG
- a CDS encoding class I SAM-dependent methyltransferase, whose translation MNTADPYLSRFFVHSDPNTSSLIYRLPQSWWSRPYEYEWCLHFMSGEDTVLDAACGIPHPFKFELARRCAQAYACDLDMRIVSVDAILAEVRRDIGEEAAERVQEMLPARLHSAHANLTALPYEKASFDKIVCISVLEHLTPDDSLAALREFHRTLRDDGMLLLTFDYPTVNLSAMEQWIGGAGFSYWNDVDLSLPPDALHTDLWGGLHCFRAVLKKYKS comes from the coding sequence ATGAATACAGCTGATCCGTACCTCTCCCGCTTTTTCGTACATTCTGATCCCAATACCTCCAGCCTGATCTACAGGCTGCCCCAAAGCTGGTGGAGCCGTCCTTATGAGTATGAGTGGTGTCTGCACTTTATGTCCGGGGAGGATACGGTGCTTGACGCGGCATGTGGTATCCCGCATCCGTTCAAGTTTGAGCTGGCCCGCCGCTGCGCTCAGGCTTATGCCTGCGATCTCGATATGAGGATCGTTTCCGTGGATGCTATATTGGCCGAGGTGCGCCGGGATATCGGAGAGGAGGCTGCCGAGCGTGTTCAGGAGATGTTACCGGCTCGTCTTCACTCCGCGCATGCTAATCTAACCGCCTTGCCTTATGAGAAAGCCAGCTTTGACAAAATTGTATGTATATCAGTGCTGGAGCATCTAACCCCGGATGACTCGCTAGCTGCCCTGCGTGAATTTCACCGGACTTTGCGGGATGACGGAATGCTTCTGCTGACGTTTGATTACCCTACAGTTAATCTGTCCGCGATGGAGCAATGGATAGGTGGGGCGGGGTTTTCGTACTGGAACGATGTTGATCTCAGCCTTCCGCCGGACGCCTTGCACACGGATTTGTGGGGCGGTTTGCATTGTTTCAGGGCTGTTTTGAAAAAATACAAGAGCTAA
- a CDS encoding YheC/YheD family protein, translating to MSLVISDTLGVLVSRNQAAIPPITEAEFCRRLSLLGKRSGLNVVAFTAEGISPEDRSIQGYAYRDGVWTSDHFPLPDIVYNRCFHAHSSQSAGHALKHMAEQESRKLIYWSRNLPGKWQVYRALHTIDEVRPFVPPTAPYQGTAQLMKWLHRHSALFMKPQAGTHGKCTLYLRLSDGDTGLLVQGRDSRNRPFRRLFSELDDGLSWVDGIVRRRSYIVQPYLKLTSQSGHPFDVRALMQKDGNGCWCLTGFAVREGRKGTLTSNLHGGGKAHPSEPYLREQYGADSTRLIIGQMMALSLTITGALEERYGRLGELGIDYGIDRSGNIWLLEVNSRPGRASFFQTRQPECAYHSVNRPLEYARYLMTHSKTTGSKGAGASLEHMV from the coding sequence GTGTCTCTTGTCATTTCAGACACGCTGGGCGTGCTCGTCAGCCGGAATCAGGCGGCGATTCCCCCGATTACCGAAGCGGAGTTTTGCCGCAGGCTAAGTCTGTTGGGCAAGCGCTCCGGTCTCAACGTAGTAGCGTTTACCGCCGAAGGAATTTCGCCCGAAGATCGCTCCATACAAGGTTATGCCTATCGCGACGGAGTATGGACATCTGACCACTTCCCCCTGCCAGATATTGTGTATAACCGCTGTTTCCATGCTCACAGCAGTCAGAGCGCAGGGCATGCACTGAAGCACATGGCAGAGCAGGAATCACGCAAGCTCATCTACTGGTCGCGTAACCTGCCTGGCAAATGGCAAGTGTACCGTGCACTGCACACGATAGATGAAGTGCGTCCCTTTGTTCCGCCTACGGCGCCTTACCAGGGCACGGCTCAGCTTATGAAATGGCTACATCGGCATTCAGCGCTATTTATGAAGCCCCAGGCTGGAACGCATGGCAAGTGTACGCTGTATCTCCGGCTTTCGGATGGAGACACCGGACTGCTCGTGCAGGGCAGAGATTCCCGAAATCGTCCGTTCCGGCGCTTGTTCTCCGAGCTGGATGACGGATTGTCATGGGTCGACGGGATTGTACGCAGACGCTCCTATATTGTGCAGCCTTATTTGAAATTAACGAGTCAAAGCGGTCATCCCTTTGATGTCCGCGCGCTCATGCAAAAGGACGGCAATGGATGCTGGTGCCTGACGGGATTTGCCGTGAGAGAAGGCAGAAAAGGAACCCTGACTTCCAATCTGCACGGAGGGGGCAAGGCTCACCCGTCAGAGCCCTACCTTCGCGAACAATATGGCGCGGACAGCACGCGTCTCATCATCGGGCAGATGATGGCGCTGTCCCTAACCATTACCGGGGCGCTGGAGGAACGATATGGCCGCCTTGGCGAGCTGGGAATTGATTATGGTATTGACCGGAGTGGGAACATTTGGCTATTAGAGGTTAATTCCCGGCCGGGTCGGGCCTCCTTCTTTCAGACCCGTCAGCCAGAGTGCGCCTACCATTCGGTCAACCGCCCGCTCGAATATGCCCGGTATTTAATGACTCATTCGAAAACGACGGGGTCGAAGGGCGCGGGCGCCTCCCTTGAACATATGGTATAG
- a CDS encoding methyltransferase domain-containing protein, whose protein sequence is MRILIGSPVHQKPEILALFLQALERLEAPDVLPDYLFVDDNDNPASSQWLADFADRLPGRVLPPLSGLQQYENRSDEHTHYWPPSLVWKVAGFKNRLIDYALQHHYDALFLVDSDLVLHSRTLCRLVETEKDIVSEIFWTRWQPEGALLPQVWVSDEYNLFHREEGEVLSAEERAHRELLFIHQLHVPGLYEVGGLGACTLIRRRALEAGIHFGKIPNVTFWGEDRHFCIRAAAYGFPLFVDTHYPAMHLYREADCIKAEQLLLTLNGITQSENSPSSTASTLPEITIPSDLRESAVFAKHAAESFVVPPAFSGPRHSELHAPSVSRPKLTLSMTVCNETDRKLAEVLQSHREYIDEAVIIDDGSLDDSGELCRDLLKGIPLRLIRNERASFTNEVELRKQQWRETLASSPEWILNMDADEMFESRFAQAVHALIAGTKADTICFRLFDMWSSTHYRDDDYWQAHRYYRPFLTRYRDNFSYKWKEQYLHCGRFPDNVLELPTEISDYRIQHWGWYTPAIRTAKYERYQQLDPDARYGWKEQYESILDPTPHLSLWIDPDQDDVKNKHEAESGDTGGVKSDVNTGANIQDAIAEDTYASRTGNKNEAIHTAESVQVANVAHPVEPALAHEAVNPSNPVNTSAVAKIAGVHAIIGSHTLTKGEIEDALYGKGKGEEQGMACKLCGSSNTAVFHRYEHFTLIGCGSCGLIFRNDVDRIQPENMIADIYNVKWVAMRDSAAASTYGDHALFGLMLLDMFSPGKGKLLEIGSGTGEFIHAALQSGWNAVGIEPSIDSRAYAKYKYDVDLLPGFWNGDTETETATDEEAANEAPETEGDTTLSLDHEYEAVVCWHVLEHIVDPVAFLTDLREQLQQDGTLYITVPNKNSFTNEAYGVHSPLFTEEDHLYHYSEHTLTRLLAESGLHPVALFTRQLPSGLDTLIEAHPLYGELTFTERMGLLAKLQGEKRGHELCCVARAI, encoded by the coding sequence ATGCGTATATTAATCGGCAGCCCGGTGCATCAGAAGCCCGAAATATTAGCTTTATTTCTTCAAGCTTTGGAGCGGCTGGAAGCACCCGATGTACTGCCAGATTATTTGTTCGTCGATGATAATGACAATCCAGCCTCAAGCCAATGGCTGGCTGATTTTGCGGACCGGCTTCCGGGACGTGTTTTGCCCCCGCTGTCAGGCTTGCAGCAATACGAGAACCGAAGCGATGAGCATACCCATTACTGGCCGCCTTCCCTCGTCTGGAAAGTGGCCGGGTTCAAAAATCGTCTTATTGACTATGCACTTCAACATCATTATGACGCGCTATTTTTGGTGGATTCAGATTTGGTTCTTCATTCCCGCACTTTATGCAGACTGGTCGAAACAGAGAAGGATATTGTATCCGAGATTTTCTGGACACGCTGGCAGCCCGAGGGGGCATTATTGCCTCAGGTATGGGTCAGTGATGAATACAATCTGTTCCATCGTGAGGAAGGGGAAGTGCTATCGGCAGAAGAGCGGGCACATCGCGAGCTGCTTTTCATTCATCAACTGCATGTTCCCGGTTTATATGAGGTGGGCGGTCTGGGGGCTTGTACCTTAATTCGCAGACGGGCACTGGAAGCGGGAATTCATTTTGGCAAAATCCCGAACGTTACCTTTTGGGGAGAGGATCGACATTTTTGCATTCGGGCGGCAGCGTACGGGTTTCCTCTTTTTGTAGATACGCACTATCCAGCCATGCATTTGTACCGGGAAGCGGACTGCATTAAGGCAGAACAACTGTTACTGACCCTGAATGGAATTACGCAGTCAGAAAATTCTCCGTCTAGCACTGCCTCTACACTCCCTGAAATTACCATTCCATCGGATCTCCGCGAGTCTGCTGTCTTTGCAAAGCATGCTGCGGAATCTTTTGTCGTCCCGCCAGCATTCTCCGGTCCACGACATAGTGAGCTTCATGCTCCCTCTGTCTCCAGACCTAAGCTGACACTGAGCATGACGGTATGCAATGAGACAGATCGCAAGCTCGCTGAAGTGCTTCAAAGTCATCGGGAATATATTGATGAAGCGGTCATCATTGATGATGGCAGCCTTGATGATAGCGGTGAATTGTGCCGGGATCTGTTAAAGGGGATTCCACTGCGTTTGATCCGTAATGAGAGAGCCTCCTTTACGAATGAAGTGGAGCTGCGAAAGCAGCAGTGGAGAGAAACACTGGCATCTTCCCCGGAATGGATTTTAAACATGGATGCTGACGAAATGTTTGAATCCCGATTTGCTCAAGCTGTGCATGCTTTGATAGCTGGAACGAAAGCCGATACCATTTGTTTCAGATTATTTGATATGTGGTCTTCTACGCATTACCGTGATGATGATTACTGGCAGGCTCATCGTTATTACCGCCCTTTTTTGACTCGATACCGGGATAACTTCTCTTATAAATGGAAGGAGCAATATTTGCACTGCGGGAGATTTCCCGATAATGTGCTGGAGCTTCCCACTGAAATTAGCGACTATCGTATCCAGCACTGGGGCTGGTACACACCAGCTATTCGCACGGCCAAATACGAGCGTTATCAGCAGTTGGACCCGGATGCCCGTTATGGGTGGAAGGAGCAATACGAGTCCATATTGGACCCGACTCCTCACCTCAGTCTCTGGATAGACCCAGACCAGGATGATGTAAAAAATAAACATGAAGCTGAATCCGGAGACACTGGCGGTGTAAAATCCGATGTGAATACGGGAGCGAACATCCAAGATGCGATTGCCGAGGATACCTATGCTTCTAGGACTGGGAATAAAAATGAAGCAATTCATACCGCTGAATCTGTTCAAGTGGCTAACGTTGCCCATCCCGTTGAACCTGCTCTTGCTCATGAAGCTGTTAACCCTTCAAACCCTGTCAACACGAGTGCTGTTGCTAAGATTGCCGGTGTTCATGCTATTATTGGCTCCCATACTCTTACCAAAGGCGAAATAGAGGACGCACTTTATGGAAAAGGGAAAGGAGAAGAACAGGGCATGGCATGCAAACTGTGCGGCTCGTCCAATACGGCGGTGTTTCATCGGTATGAACATTTTACATTGATAGGATGTGGCTCATGTGGGCTTATTTTTCGCAATGATGTGGATCGTATCCAGCCTGAGAATATGATCGCAGATATCTATAACGTCAAATGGGTCGCCATGCGCGATAGTGCAGCCGCCTCAACCTACGGGGATCATGCTCTTTTCGGGCTTATGCTGCTGGATATGTTCAGTCCTGGTAAAGGTAAATTACTGGAAATTGGATCGGGTACGGGAGAATTTATTCATGCTGCCCTTCAGAGTGGATGGAATGCTGTGGGCATTGAGCCTTCCATCGACTCGCGCGCATATGCCAAATACAAATATGACGTGGATCTACTACCTGGCTTCTGGAATGGCGATACAGAGACAGAAACGGCAACAGATGAAGAAGCGGCGAATGAAGCGCCAGAAACAGAGGGAGATACTACCTTATCACTGGATCACGAATATGAGGCCGTTGTATGCTGGCATGTGCTGGAGCATATTGTAGACCCGGTAGCATTTTTAACAGATTTACGCGAGCAGCTTCAACAGGATGGAACGTTATACATTACAGTACCCAATAAAAACTCGTTTACAAATGAGGCTTATGGTGTCCACTCGCCATTATTTACCGAGGAGGATCATTTGTATCATTATTCAGAGCACACGCTGACACGTTTGCTGGCGGAGTCCGGTCTGCACCCGGTGGCCCTGTTCACCCGTCAGCTCCCTTCCGGTCTGGACACCTTGATAGAGGCGCATCCTTTGTATGGCGAGCTTACGTTCACGGAGCGTATGGGGCTGTTGGCCAAACTTCAAGGCGAGAAACGTGGTCATGAGCTATGCTGCGTGGCAAGGGCGATCTGA
- a CDS encoding HAD hydrolase-like protein, with translation MTDNYMSNAPVLKKPEAMVFDMDGTLFQTETLLLPAYHKLFDTLRAEGLFEGETPPEELILNSLGMLLDEIWRRVMPEASEAAHRRADELLLQLELEGLKNGSHALYPHVKETLQALHEQGVRLFVASNGLEDYVKGIAAAYEMVPIFEGLYSAGEYSTLSKVNLLEILLSKHGISNVWMVGDRSSDVEAGKKNGQTVIGCAYAGFGVNDELKGSDAIITDFTQLLTLYNNAK, from the coding sequence ATGACTGACAATTACATGAGCAATGCACCTGTGTTGAAGAAACCTGAGGCTATGGTATTTGATATGGATGGTACACTTTTTCAGACGGAGACGCTGCTGCTTCCTGCTTATCACAAGCTGTTTGATACGCTGCGCGCCGAAGGGCTTTTTGAAGGAGAGACGCCACCCGAGGAGCTTATTTTGAACAGTTTGGGGATGCTGCTGGACGAAATCTGGAGAAGAGTGATGCCAGAGGCCAGCGAAGCGGCCCATAGAAGAGCGGACGAGCTATTGCTCCAACTAGAGCTGGAGGGATTAAAGAACGGTAGTCATGCCCTGTATCCACATGTAAAAGAAACCCTCCAAGCCCTCCACGAGCAGGGTGTAAGGCTGTTCGTAGCCAGTAACGGGCTGGAGGATTATGTGAAAGGGATTGCGGCTGCATATGAAATGGTCCCGATCTTTGAAGGATTGTATAGTGCGGGTGAATATAGCACACTTTCCAAAGTGAATTTGCTGGAGATTTTGTTAAGCAAGCACGGGATTTCGAACGTATGGATGGTAGGGGATCGGTCCTCTGATGTGGAGGCAGGCAAAAAAAACGGGCAGACCGTCATTGGCTGCGCCTATGCCGGATTTGGCGTAAACGACGAATTGAAGGGATCCGATGCGATTATTACGGACTTCACGCAATTGCTCACACTGTACAACAACGCAAAGTAA
- a CDS encoding YheC/YheD family protein, with protein sequence MSLTHCNVHFSQQPDKVAYLSTALLKSLKLSGTKSIRLRLGKDQIPATVKPIQKAGRHLYLTSGLRNAIRVPKSGSIYLRNLDGDIQLGPLIGVLSDGTTSTTRPFGSRTGFIKQLLKEGSNKSYIFAFTPRDINWQNDTINGYFLSSSGVFSRKVVPLPDVIYNRLPSRRSDFSPAINQLRERFSRKRIPFFNWSFFNKSDIYHLLENNPEVNRYVPESYTNPSSERIRGMLERHQFAYYKPSGGSLGKGIYRLSHVPKQGYYVRYRKKNSNVLLRFTSFNSMLRMLQSNRGQSLKGYVIQQGIQLIEIDNCPIDFRFHMHKNGNNQWVVVGIGAKKSGRGSVTTHIKNGGSLMTPEQALNRVFGDRAGEVLQRAKNAAVTLAEAIEHHHHHLLGEIGFDLGIDQQEKVWMFEANSKPGRSIFQHPSLRAEGKASVEHILDHCLYLSKFRRKEEL encoded by the coding sequence ATGAGTTTAACGCATTGCAATGTGCATTTCTCACAGCAGCCCGACAAGGTGGCGTATTTATCCACTGCCTTGTTGAAAAGTCTTAAATTATCCGGAACCAAGTCCATTCGTCTGCGGCTCGGTAAGGATCAAATTCCCGCCACAGTGAAACCGATCCAAAAGGCGGGGCGCCATCTGTACCTGACCTCAGGCTTGCGTAATGCCATCCGTGTTCCTAAAAGCGGGTCCATCTATTTGCGGAATCTGGACGGAGATATACAGCTCGGGCCGTTGATTGGTGTGCTGTCTGACGGCACCACCTCCACCACCCGCCCTTTTGGCTCACGCACGGGCTTCATTAAGCAACTGCTGAAGGAAGGCAGCAATAAATCTTATATTTTTGCCTTCACTCCTCGGGATATCAACTGGCAAAACGATACGATTAACGGCTATTTCCTGTCATCAAGCGGGGTATTTTCACGCAAAGTCGTTCCTTTACCGGACGTGATTTACAATCGGCTGCCGAGCCGCCGCTCTGATTTTTCCCCGGCGATCAATCAGCTGCGCGAACGCTTTTCCCGCAAACGGATTCCCTTCTTCAACTGGAGCTTCTTCAACAAATCGGATATCTATCATCTGCTGGAAAACAATCCGGAGGTTAACCGTTATGTCCCCGAATCGTATACGAATCCCAGCTCTGAACGTATCCGAGGTATGCTGGAGCGTCATCAATTTGCTTATTACAAGCCAAGCGGAGGCAGTCTTGGCAAAGGAATCTACCGTCTCTCTCATGTTCCCAAGCAGGGCTATTATGTTAGGTACCGAAAGAAAAACAGCAATGTCTTGCTGCGATTCACCTCTTTTAACTCCATGCTTCGTATGCTTCAATCCAATCGGGGCCAGTCGTTGAAAGGCTATGTCATTCAGCAGGGTATCCAACTGATTGAGATTGACAATTGCCCGATTGATTTCCGGTTTCATATGCATAAGAATGGCAATAACCAGTGGGTTGTCGTCGGAATTGGAGCCAAAAAATCCGGACGCGGCAGTGTCACGACCCATATTAAAAACGGCGGCTCCCTCATGACACCCGAGCAGGCGCTGAACCGGGTATTCGGAGACCGGGCGGGCGAGGTGCTTCAGCGTGCCAAGAACGCAGCGGTTACGCTCGCAGAAGCTATCGAGCACCATCACCATCATCTGCTGGGTGAAATTGGATTTGATCTGGGTATTGACCAGCAGGAAAAGGTATGGATGTTCGAAGCCAACTCCAAGCCCGGGCGATCTATTTTTCAACATCCATCGTTGCGTGCGGAGGGTAAAGCATCCGTGGAGCATATTTTGGACCACTGTCTTTACCTCAGTAAATTCCGCAGAAAAGAGGAACTATGA
- a CDS encoding YheC/YheD family protein has translation MPKPVLGIMTLYLNNKKQLEERAIYERMITEGNRLGLDMYVFTPADVHKDRRLLLAQMYDPHSGKWTRKWREFPDMIFDRCRVQRSERYRQLKQFRVQYTDLVYLNRPLSNKWAIHQQLARRGAFRSHLPETEPFTGFHSVRRMLKKNSLVYLKPINGTGGRGILRIEPVNKQGGLYLIEGRDRKRRIIPQQRVRLDRLEPRLSSWHMDNYIVQEGIPVQLPNGRVHDYRMLVQKNGQGIWELTGCAGRIGAHRSVTSNLHGGGKAVPMNQLLTQWIRNEDQREKIIKQGEKLGLDIAAYLEESYGALCELALDLAINKDGHIYVLEVNPKPAREVFARIGEKETYRRSIAKPIEYALWIYHTQINPKPLTDHNTESKTENKTENKTENKTKEGSA, from the coding sequence GTGCCAAAACCTGTCCTAGGCATCATGACCTTGTATTTGAACAACAAGAAGCAATTGGAGGAACGCGCCATATATGAGCGCATGATTACAGAAGGGAACAGACTGGGACTGGATATGTATGTATTCACTCCCGCCGATGTCCACAAGGATCGCAGGCTGCTGCTTGCCCAAATGTATGATCCACACAGCGGTAAATGGACCCGAAAATGGCGGGAATTCCCGGATATGATTTTCGACCGTTGTCGGGTACAGCGCAGTGAGCGGTATCGTCAGTTGAAGCAATTTCGGGTGCAATATACAGATCTCGTATATTTAAACAGACCATTAAGTAACAAATGGGCCATTCATCAGCAGCTTGCAAGAAGGGGCGCCTTTCGATCCCATTTGCCCGAAACGGAGCCGTTCACAGGATTTCATAGTGTAAGGCGAATGCTCAAAAAAAATTCACTGGTCTACCTCAAACCGATTAACGGTACAGGAGGACGCGGTATTTTACGCATTGAGCCTGTTAACAAGCAAGGCGGCCTGTATCTGATAGAGGGCCGCGACCGCAAGCGCCGTATTATTCCCCAGCAGCGGGTGCGTCTGGATCGACTGGAGCCGCGTCTAAGTAGCTGGCACATGGATAATTACATTGTTCAGGAGGGCATTCCTGTGCAGCTGCCCAATGGCAGGGTTCACGATTACCGCATGCTGGTTCAAAAAAATGGCCAGGGAATATGGGAGTTAACCGGATGTGCAGGACGGATCGGGGCACATCGCAGTGTCACTTCCAACCTGCATGGCGGAGGCAAGGCGGTACCGATGAATCAACTGCTGACACAATGGATTCGTAATGAAGATCAGAGAGAGAAGATCATCAAGCAAGGGGAAAAGCTCGGGTTGGATATCGCAGCTTATCTGGAGGAGAGCTACGGGGCATTGTGCGAGCTTGCGCTCGATTTGGCGATTAACAAGGATGGTCACATTTACGTACTGGAGGTCAATCCGAAGCCAGCACGCGAGGTATTTGCACGTATTGGTGAAAAAGAAACCTATCGCCGCTCTATCGCCAAGCCCATAGAATACGCCTTATGGATCTATCACACACAAATTAATCCAAAACCTCTGACGGATCACAACACAGAGAGCAAAACAGAGAATAAAACAGAGAATAAAACAGAGAATAAAACAAAGGAAGGCTCCGCGTAA